The DNA segment TTTGAGCCTAATAAGCTTGTTCCTACAAAcgataaaaaaataatctACAATAGGTTGAAACCAATTACGCCGAATGATTCGTATGTATCGTGCACAATATTCGACATTAAAGGTAACATTACAGCAGTCTCTCGAAAATATCctaaaatgaaatttcttAAAGGTAACGACTTATTCCCTCGAGATCTCCGAAAAATCGATACATCTTCAATCGATGTGGTGCCACTGATTATGGTCCGTTCCCCCAATTGCATACTTGTAAATCTACTCCATATTAAGGCTATAATTAAAAAGGATAGTGTCATGGTATTCGACACTTCCACGCCATCTATTGCTACAAAACTAGGGTTGTTTATGTATGACCTTgagatgaaattaaaattgcCATCAGGAAACATTTGTTATGAATTTAGAGCACTCGAAAGTATTCTAATCAGTGTGATGAGTTATTTGGAAGCAGATTTGAGGAATCACTTGCAAGGATGTGGGCTTATTTTAGCTGAGctagaagatgaaattgatagaaACAAATTGCAAGATCTTTTAATCAAACTGAAGAAATTATCCAGTTTTTATCAAAAGGCTGTTTTAATTAGAAATGTTTTAGAAGAACTCTTAGATAATGACGAGGACTTAGCCGGAATGTATTTAACAGATCCTATAAAATTTGATCCAACCATTGAAAATCCTACTGATTTCGCAGATTTAGAAATGATGTTAGAATCGTACTATAAACAATGTGACGAGTTCGTTCAGCAAGCAGGATCGTTGataaatgatatcaaaGCTACCGAAGAAATTGTAAACATTATCTTGGATACTAATAGAAATTCACTTATgttatttgaattgaaaataacgGTTTACACTCTAGGATTTACAGTAGCCACGTTATTGCCTGCTTTCTATGgtatgaatttgaaaaactaCATCGAAGAATCAACATTTGGTTTCGGTGCCGTTGCAGTCTTTTCAATTATACAGGGTCTTTTAATTATTATGTTAAGTTTCCGTAAATTACGAAAGGTTCAAAAATTAACAATGATGGATGGTGCTGGTAATCATTTGCACCACAGTTCAAGCCCTATTggattaatgaataaagataaatGGTATTATAGACTATTCTATGGGAACAGACATACCAAATATGATAGACCAACCCCAAAGGAAAGTGATGTAATATGGAGAATGATTAATGACGACAAACCACTAAAATAGACAAGTTCGTGTATATAGAATTGACACAGGTACTATAGTTTTATCTaatctaatttattaattgtaCATAtaaaagagaaaaatattgttaatgCAGTTGAAAgacaaatattttaattgaatCTAATCCGAGTCTTCTTCAGAATCCGAATTGTTAACGACTGCGctatcttcttcttcatcgtcactTTGTTTCGAGTAGCCAGGTAAAGTACTTAAGTCATCTTCCTTTGGTTCAGGAATTTCGGTAACAGTTGGGATATCCTCCTCGTCGAATTTTTTATGCTTACCAGGCTGCGATGTAGTGatcgatgatgatgatgaacGACGTTCTCTGAAAATAGGTTGTGCGTCTCTTTCCGAGCCTGGCTTTATCAAAGTACCATCTAATGAAACCACTTTGCCTGTAGTatgaattgatttaatagtaaatttcaatttaccTTCAATCTTaacattattttcatcagCCCAATATccaaatgatttaaatttattagaatcgTTGACTTCTTCGGaatattcatcttcttgACTTGGTATAAAATTCCAATCAACTGGGatgttgaattttttaattgaaGCGTTGAATGTATCGTGGACTAACAAACCTATATGCGACGCAGTTTGCATGTAAATATACCCTTCCAATGTATCTCCAACTTGAGGTCTCCATATTAAAAAGTCTACTGATACCCATAAGAACGTGAATGGAGATGAATCTGTTACCTTAGCAACAGTGATGGTATTGTCATCTGTATCTTTTGTAACATTGTCATcagatattttgatatttgaaTACGCTAAACAAACCCCTTTAGCTTTTGGAAAGTATGACATGATCAAAGGATCTAAATGTTGTGATTTAACACCGTTAATGGGGTTAGATATATGACATGGTGCTAACGATACATATAAGGATGttgtaaatttttgaaagcATTCAGAGATACCTTCATCACCAATTGGATTAGTACTTTTTGGAACTATGAATTGCTTTCTTTTTTTAAATTGTGGTTCATTAGATGTGTTATACCCATTATTGGTATCAACTGACATGattatttgtatatatttataaatgtatatatatattctaaaGTTGAAGTAATAAATCAGTTTGTAAGACTTATAAGATGAGAAgtcaaaaaaaattgaaaaattttgagCCGCACTGCAAagcaaaaaaattagaagattCTTATGCAACAAATACATATATTCAAAGTAATTTATTCCTAAACTTGGACAATCCAGTCTGAGGTGGTGGACTAAAGGCCCCCGCTGATGAGTCACGGAGATGAGATCTTAATGACAAACTTTCTTCTGTTTTTAATAACTGATCCTTTCTCTTAAACCCAGGCTTATTTGGTGGAGCTTTGAATACTGCAAAATTTTTTAACAATCTATTCGCATAGGTTCTTGGTGCATCTTCTAGTTCTGAATACTCAGGAACACCCGTAAACCTGACCTTTTTAATTTGTGAAGCTGTACTATTATCTTCCGAAGATGCTGACGATACAGACGATTCAGACGTATTTTGAGCATTAATTGTTGTCACTGAAGAATTGTTTGGAGACGCTGGGTTGCCCAATTGCGGCGTAACACTGTTTCTCCTTGTATTTCTCCTTGTTACTTGATCACGAGTTTGGGGTTGGTTTGGAGCGGGGCCCTGTGATAATATCGGTGCTTGTTGCTGCGTAGGTAGATCTGAGGATTCCTTAGTTGTGGGAGACTCAACAGATCTGCGCAAATTAAACGTAGATGGTTCGCTTGGATCGAATACAACTGATGTTAAAGTTTCCTTTTGTTGCGTCATAAGTGTACCAGATTTTGTTGCTTGTCTCAAATGTAATTGTAACCTTTGGTTTGCAGTTAATGGTTTGGCAGACGTGGTACCGctattatcttcttcctcaACCGCAATTAGTGGATTCTGTTTACTTTTAGGTGATGGAGACGAAatttgctgttgttgaGTTCCATTCCCCAGTCTCGTTTGGGATCCCAGTCTTTTTATTGCGCCTGATGGAGATCTCAAATTTGACGGCGAACTAATAGACCCAGACGGCGAACGTAAGGGAGAATTAGGTGATTTTAAGCTATTGCTTCTTGCCAATGCTGCAGCGGCACCTGATGTAGCTTTATGTGTATTATCTTGCAAAATAGTCACTTTCGGACTAATTGGCAGAGACGTTGACCTCCGACGACCAGATGGAGTAGTTGTAGTAGCTGCATTTATCTCCATTCGTGTAGAAGATGGAAAACtggataatgatgaatttgagTTCATGAATAGCATTGAACTTGGCCTTTGGTTAAGTGGATTTGACGCCTTGGACATTGGCAGAGGCAACATAGAATTTCTGGGATTTTGGGAAGACGATAACTTTCGCTTAGTTGGCTTGACTGAAAATTTGTTGGTGCTGCTATTACTGGATTGACTTGATATAGATGAAGAACGCGATCCCTTACTAGGCAGTGAATCATTTAGttctaattttttcaaatcttgttcaattgattttgggGTGACTTCGTCTATATCAGGGAATTTCTCTAAATTATCTGTAgaatttttgttttctgATTCTTTGTTATCTGATTCTTTGTTATCTGATTCTTTGTTATCTgattctttgttttctgattctttcttttggGGATTTCCAGTTCTACTATTGTTGACACTTCTTGTGGGTTTCGAATCAGCTGTTGTTGATTTCCTAGGTTCTGAAGCATCGGTTCCTTCCTGGAGCTTATTTTTTGATTCCTTTATTTTTTGGAAAACATCTATCAACGCCTTCTTTGGTAATCCATACACTTTCCTAAATCTTAGTTCCGACGAGATCCAGTTGAATCcaaattcttcgaatttgAAAACCATATTCTCAATCATGATATAAGCCTGATTGAcaaaattagaaaaatctaataatgtCTTGTAACTTAATTCGTATCTTGAATTCTGCCTAACAAATCTCGTTAAGTTCGCAACTAATGTTCCATTTTTTTTAGTTGCATTGAACAACCCATCCACTTCcttcaacaaattcaacTTGAAATAATTCGAATTACTAGACTGGAAAGCTAATTTATAGTCATAAAGGTGCTGATAGTTTGAAAAATAGATTTTACGCCCAACCTTTCTTAAAATGGAATATATCTCATTTAATCTCAAAGTCAACATTAATACTTTATGTAATCCATATTTTCCATCCGACATCAACTTGACATATTCCTCCTGTTGTGTCTTTGGGATCGTTTTCAACTTCTGGAAAGGAATGAGGTTCGGTTTCAAATGGTCTAGAGTGGAGCGCAATTGCCCTGTAACGGTGAAAATCATTTCGATGTCCATATCTGTTAAAGAAGCTTCCACGtaattttcatcatccaaCAACGATGTATTCTCTGACAATTTATGCAATAATCCATGTTCTAAAGTCAAATCGTTGTCGccattatcaaatatttggtcCTTCAACATCGATTCTAAGTCACCGAAATAATCAGGCGATAATAGCTTCAGTTTTTCCTTCGTGATCTTAGCCTGCTGCAATCTTTTCTGGTATCCTTGTAAGCAACTGTAGCACAATTCCTCCAATGACTTCAAACACTTTACCCCCGATTCTGGGCTGGGCAACTCAGATAACGGTTTGACAGTAATATCAGGATTATCATACGGTATATGTGTTACAACATTGGAAATACTAATAGGTACAGGTTTGAAAAGCTTGAATTCCCCTATTATTTCCAACTTCGTGCTAAATACTCCCTCATTTATGGCAAATATGCTCCCACATAACAAAACCGCGTATTGTACCAATGGCAACTCCTTCGATTCCGATGCATTTGCTGCTAGTTTCTGTATTGCTGGAATCAAGTTCTGTATCTTAGTAATGTTGTATTGATACTGAATGATTTTGGCGTCGAGTGAATCTATGTACCCTGGTTCACCTCCGTCTTCGGTTGTGGCCATCTTGTTATACTTTCTAAAATCCACTGATATAATCTAagcaaataaaaaaaaCTCCTTCCCTTTTCTAATATACAGCCtctttattgaagaattgaactTCACCAAttgttatattatttattcaaattgcTATTAGTTTTCTTCCTTACTATTTAAATTGTTCGAATTTAGAATACGCTCGCATTTCTCATGAAACTGATAATTCGTTTAAAATCCTTCCTAAACACAAGCTCTCAACACCTACAATTGTATGCTGATCAAGCCGATATACTATGTTCAACTATCATGCGTGTTTTCTTTCAAACTTGCCATACACTAACATACCAGTTTCCCGCCTACTGACTACATAAGCGCCCGCAGGTCACATCTCGGCGAAATTGGCGCAAAATGATCCAGGTCAAATTCAGAAACTTACATGTATTATCACCCACATCTTCAGAGCAAGCTGTGGCATACTAGACCCTCCAATCCTCcataaatttgaaagaacCGCCGTTGAATATCCCATTTTGACTGATCGATTCCAACGCGGTCACGTGTGATATTGTGGTAGACATATCAGACGGGTAGAATAAAAACAAACAGTGGATCAAATACTAATAGCTAACAGCACCACCGGCGTACTCGTTTAGGTCTGAATTCTATATATGAGTGCCACAGATTATAGGGCTACGGCTTTATTGACCGAGCATTTTGGGTTCCCACCACTTGCACTTATCGACGATGTTATAAATGCGGTCAATGACATTATGTATAAGTGCACACAAGCGATGGAGACATATTTAAATGAGAGACAGCAAAAACGACTAGAAGAGACGATGAAGGAGAAGAATAGTGATGAGGACGTTGTGATGGAAGGTCCGGAGGATACGCCGTCTGCAATTCCGGATGACGAAATACAACTAGGCACGGCCAAGTTGGAGACGTTGTTGGAGAGTCAAGTTGACAAAAATTTCGACAAGTTCGAATTGTACGCATTGAGAAACATTTTCACAGTCCCATCGGACTTGGTGAGGGATGGATGGGTGAGGTTGATGCACCACGAAGGTATAGAATACCAGAAAGATGAGGATTCGCTGAAACTagacgaagaaattgaaaagttgatCAAGTTCATAAACATGGAATTAAGCCTCCGCAAGATTCTAAAGCTTCAAATAACAAAGGCTAACAAGCTTGTGCGGATGCTCAGACTGTTTCGTCTGTGTTTGAGCTTCTTGGACCACGATAATaatggtgaaaaattgacGGCCGAGGCACGTCTGGCGATAAAATCTCTTTCTCCTTTGGATGAAAACTTGTACTTCTTGCTATCACAAGTGGACGACTTAATAACCCAAGTCCTGAAGATGCATAACAAGTTTAAGAATGGCGTTTCGCAAGGTGGAATTAATGACATGGCCTTTACGCCTTCCGTGAGAGATAGATATATACAGGGCAAGTCTTTCAAGTTACTAGAGAGTATTGGAGTTTTGGAACCAGACCATCTCCAAAACTCCCAGAGTGATATTTTGCATATTACAGATTTCACTTCTGGTTCAGACATCGACAACGTGaaacaaattaatgaaacaTTGCAGTCAGTAAGGCTGCCCGAACCCCAACCGCAACCTTCTTCTGGATAATAGTACCACTACAGACTCTCTCTCTGGTCGTCGCGCTGGATTTCTAACCCAATTGTATACTAGCTTACATAGTAGAACTAATGTATGTACACTATAGTTATGTCGTGTAATAATCATTTTCGACTTGTGTAACGTTTACGACCAATGAAAAATCCTCGAAGTCAAATTATCACCTATCTATACAAAGGGTACGATTGTGAAAGAAAACACTACACaataatcatatatatatagcaATATGGCAGGCACATTGAAACCAGATCCAGCATTTCAAAGATTCAACGCTGCAAAAGAATCATTTGGAACTTATTTCCGTTTTACCCCAAAATCAATCGCATTCAACTTGTTAATGATGGGAGCTGTTCCAGCAGGTTTAGCATACTATGCTTATTCTAGTGATGGACAATCACCTTTGAGAAGATTATACAGAACTAGTCCAATTTTAGGTGGTGAGGAATACGTTCCAAGAGATAAAGACTTATAAAGAACGACATAACCCAAGATTCATCATTACCATGATTTATGGTAGCTCTTTTACCCAGGAAGTGTAACCAAATAAAGACTAAACATTGCATTATATTACTCACGAGACTTCGTCTTTTGTTTCGTCTTTTTGATTTACTTCGTTAGAAATTACATTAATACacattgaagatttgaagaCTTTTTACTTTGTAGAATAGCTCTGAACTGCATAACCCGAAAATATGAAAagtaatattaaatatatatgcTATTAGAAGAATAAAGTATGTGTACAATGGTATAGTGTATAGAATTCTTGTGCTTAAGAATACAAGAAAAGTGTGGAACCTTTAAATGATTAACCGAAAATACTTGTAGGTTTGTTGAAGTGATAACTTAATTTAATGTCGAAAATCAATCTCAAGTGTTTCATTTATTcccattattattcaagtcGAGCTGAAACAGTAACATACCTGATTTCATGTTTCTCAAGACCTTGGGCGAAGTAACTAAAGAACTAGAAGAATTATGGTGAGCTAAAGGCGGATGGCTGTTAGGTTTAACTATACTGGCATCAGTCACGCTGCTTGTTTTCTTCATGGTTGGTCTTTCGTTTACCTTCTGGTTAATTTTGGGTAatgattttcttcttaACTTGGAGTTTGAATTGGATTGCACCGAAAACGATTCCCTTTCGATAACAAACGAGAAATTATTAGTGGTATGTGAGTTCACCGGGAACGTATTCGAACATTCGCTCAATGAAAAGCTAGGTTGGTTTTTGTTCGTAGGAGTTGTAttgattgaagaatttgatgcTGATCGTGGCATGGCTCCGATAAATGTGTCTGGTTTctgaaataatttatccAGCGAGAGTTTAGTGGGTGAGTTGGAAGTTGTACTCGATGATTTTGGAGACGATGATGACTTCTTTTTAGGAGATACGAATAATTCGATCAGTTTATCTTGTTCTGGAGTAGAAGGTCTCTTACATAATGATAGATTTGAATTGGATTTAGCAGTACTCTCGTTCGCTGAGGGATCATTCATGATTGCGCTCAAACTAAAATCCAAATCTAACCCCAACCCAACAAAGTTCGGCTGCGGTTGAGATATATCTTCGTAATCAATAAAGCTCGAAAACAAGCTGTTGTCGTGGCTTCCGTCCTCGGGGACTACGGGACTTGTTAACTCAAGCAAAGGatcatctttcaataagTCATCGATCGTGATTTCCTTATCGTATTCGTACACCTCCGACGCTCTTAAATCCTCCAAGCTGGAAAATGAATCCTTTTTGGACTTTGAAGGTTTCTTTGGCTTTGCAGGCTTCGTGACACTAGATTTTCTGCTGCGTGTAAcctttttatcattatctacTTGTTTTGCTACTTTATGCTCAATATTCTGGTTCATAGGGTTTGCAGGAACAAATTGGTTGTTCTGAGACATCAActgctgctgctgcatCAAAAAATGTTGCTGAACCAAGTGTTGGTTCGCCAGTTGATTGTGCATGTGGGTATTTGTAGTAGGCGACATATTCATGTTAGGTTGTCCCACCATTACGGGCGTCGTATGTGCATTCTGCGAAAACACATACTGATTCTGATAATTACTTCGTGGTATACTATTGATCGGGGTCACTGTCTGGTAGACAGGCGTGTTATTGGAGCCGTTTTTATTGTTGTTAGAAAATACTGGACTGCAGTCGGTGGTGGGGGTTTGCAAATGAAATCTATTCATCTGCGACGATAACTGAGTTGGGCTCTGAAACATTTCATGCGAGACAGATGTGGGCGAACTATCCACCATCTGCTGCCGAACTATCTGTTGGGGTGGCATGGGGTGAAATTGTTCATTAGTAGGAGAATATTGTAGCGATTGATTATTTATGGCTCCTCCATTTATATGATTAGCCTGAACATTGTACGGAATAGGCTCAGTCGATATCTGCGAAGCCGTTTCTTTGGTTGGAATATACTGATGAAAACTCATAGTTCTAATTGAAAAGTTCTTTCTTTCGTCCTTCAGTTTCGTTCTTCGtttctttctttatttccttttctttctctaATAGAGAGTCCTCGCGTATCACTCTGTAAAACTGTATATCTTGTTATCCGTTCAAGTAATTTGATATAGAAGATAGAAATTAAGGGTTTCCCAATTAGAATGTCTTCTTCAAGCGTTTAAAGCGAATgtgataataatatcgttatgaatgaagaaatagtATCAATTAATCCAACTTATGATagtatatttaatataagGAGACAAATATATGtgaaatttcttcatcaattaaacGCCCATGTTGGATATATTAAGGGTATTAATTGCGATTACTGGTTGTGTGGCTTTTGTGTAAGTTCTATTATATAGAATTTCCTAGGTGGAGATAACCAGCATTGACTAAGGCGAATACGAAGAAACTTTTTCATAGGATTAATAAATAGCAGGTGTTCGGTTCCGACGGCATCATCTACTCTATATGTTAACAGAAATTTGCATTTTTATGTCCAACGGTGTATTAATCCGTGTAGTAGGTTCGTAGAAGTAGTTCGGAAGAAGGGTCCTATCTGCATagtaatttaataataaattacaTTAGGCTAGAGgaaaagaacaagaaaagtACAAATAGTCATGCAAGTATGTCTAGTTGACGATGATACAGGCTATGATATTAGAAGTTAAGTTCATAGTCAAATTTAGATATGTAGATTGTCGCCTGAGGTGGAAAAGCCCATTTCGGACCGTGCGATTTGGGCAGATGTTTTTAATACGGCATTACGATAACGGAATTTTTCTAGAGGTTTACGGAATTGGAAGTGGTTTTATGATTATACATCGGAAGAAGAGTAAAAAAGTGGTATTTTCCAAACATAACGTAGATAACAATGGATGCAGATTGTATTGCCGATTTTTGGATGATAGAGTAGTTGAAGGATTGTGATAATCGATGTATCGGACACATACCATGAAAAACCCTGACTTCCGATCGGTATCGTATGTACAGCGATAATAAAGTATAGCTCTACAagttttcatcaaatattacattatattctaataaataacCAATTATCACACTTAAACATAATAAACCctatataaataattaaaacCCAAACCTGatatttacaaaaataATCTCACTTATACCTATTATCCATACCCAATGCATTGTTTTTGTCTTTTTATCTTTTCttgtataaataattaCTAGAAACATCATGTTTCTTACAAATATTTCGTGAAATGAACGTCGTTTAACCATCCAACCTTTTCGAAAGCTGCAAATAGTCTACTGGCCTTGTTGACATCGATCCTACAGGCCTTTTGCGCATCTGTACGCCTGAATTGCATGCCACTCTTCATACGATTGACCTTCTCGTAAAACAACCTTCTCTTCGAATCAAGATACACATTACATGGCAATCTCAATGTCGAAGCTAACAAGACCTCTGCCGGATGTATTTTGTCTGCATTTGGATCGTTCCTCAAGTCCATTGGCTGTCCTTTCCACTCGACCTTCAAGCTTCTGTTATTGCCCTTGGGTAACGTCGAAACATCCGGAGAGTAATCAGGGATGTTCTCGTCTATGAAAGATGCCTGCTGGATCGCCAATGGTGACCCGGTGTAAGAAGCCTCTTTTCTGgccttcttctttcttggAGATGGTGACTGTGAACTGTTTCTCGACGATTCGATGTCCGACACACCGCTTCCAGCGACAGAACTCTCTTTCGCTATTCTCCTGGTCCGCACTCTCTCTGTGTTGGTAAATTCAGAATCGCTATCTGAATTGAATTCCCTTTTGCGGTTCGTTATTCTTCTATTTGGCTGTGGCTGCGACTTCTCTTTCGCTGAAATGATCGAATACTGCTCGAGAAACTTGAATTGCTTGGCCTTGTAATTCGAATCAAGCCCGTTCCATGCATTCACCTTCAATTCGTATTTCTTGTAGTTCTCTATCTTGAACGGACTCGAACTCAAAACATAGTTCTTGGTCAATGCACCACCTTGTGCGGTATTATTCTCTTCAATACTGTCATTAGTGGTGGTGCTATTTCTCTGATATGGTGACAATGGCGGACTCAAAATCGTGCTACCTCCACTGGCACTAGATGTAGTAGTATTGCTACTACTTGGCTTATAAAAGTTATCTTGCTTACTAATTGTGGGTGAGTTTGCTTCGGCCTCTATCTGATTATTTGGGGTCAAGCATCCGGAATTCCCTCTCTGATTGATAGTCCTAGCTAGTGGGTGATACATTACTGACATATTTTAACTGTTGTGTAAACCcttaatttataattatcGTCTAAAAAAAGCTACGAAAATTAATCATTGCAATTGCaagtatatttatttatttatttatagaGGATGACTATGTAGATAGGATgcaaatttttttttcttttttttttttttgcgGAAAAGTTTTTATATGCATGATTAAAAAGAAACGGATCTGGTTGATATCGATCTTGTTGCACCATCAATTGGCTTTTTTCTGTGGATAACTGGAGGTCAATGGGGCCGGTATAGGTACTATAAATGTCGGAGATTCTAGTGATGGTATTTGTTTTGTCATAGCATTCCTACATCTCTCATAAATCAAGATCGCGTTTTGTTATCGGATCTGCTTCACTGCATAAACCCCAGTGACCTTCGGACAGAAAAGAAtctttttttcaaaatcgtGCTTCTCTGACCATTTCTGTTTTATTCCACGTATTCTATTGGCTGTTTTTTCTACTTACGAGCTGGTCGTATATTGGCTAATTGTCTGATTGCAGTACGCAATTTCGATTTTACGCTTGTCAATTGCACATTGGTGCTTTGGTGTTACTGTTGTTTTACTTTATTCAAATGCTATCACATGGTCGCAGTCAATTGACCTGTGGTTTGATTGTAAGGCATATACGGTACTTAAGCAAGATATTATGATTAATAGTTGATATGCATAGAATGGTCATTGGGGATCGTAATATTACCCAATCGCAATAATAACATTGAAAAGCATAATTAGTGTCATCGAAATACCCAATATAGTGACAGACATCGCAGCGTAACTGCCAAGTACTGGAAATTACTCGGTCATGCGAGTAATCTTGGGAATGCAATGTAGCGTAGCCCGTCGGTTGCATCATTGCCGGGCACAACTGCGCGATGGTAGTACTGTTAGTGCAGTACGATAAGTCCGTGATCAGGTAATCCCGGTTGGGCAGCCTTGGTCAGAGAACAGGCACTAGTATGGTCTCGGGTTCGAGTCCGATGATAGCCTTTATTGGATTTAAGTGTATTGctattttgaattgtttgCACGTGATTTTAAGCGAATTTTCAGTCTCATCATTACCCTGGAGCATTCAAATAGTCAGCAGAAGTGCTTTTGAGGTACCGTTACGGGGAATGGTATTTAGGCTTGTTAAAACGGCAATATCTAATATAGTACCTTTAAAGAGAACGATGGTTGAGTACAGCGGGAAACTAGCGCTTGCACCGATGGTGAGAAGCGGAGAGATCCCTACTAGACTCATGGCCTTGCGATATGGAGCTGATCTTGTGTGGACCCCCGAGATTGTTGATAAGAAGCTCATCAAGTGTGAACGGGTGATAAACGATGATTTGGGGACGGTTGACTTTTTGGATCCAAATAAGAAGGTTGTTTTTCGAACGTATCCCGCAGAGGAACTGGGAAAGCTCATTTTCCAGATTGGATCGGCCGACCCCGAGTTGGCAGTACAGGCTGCTAAGATAGTGGCACAAGATGTGGATGGAATTGACTTGAACTGTGGGTGTCCTAAGCCGTTTTCCACGCATTCGGGAATGGGGGCTGCGTTGTTAACAACCCCCGATTTGCTCGAACTGATCTTGCGAAATTTAGTGTCAGAGGTAGGAAAAGTGTACGATATTCCAATCAGTGCTAAGATCAGGCTTCTAGATGATACAGATGTGACTCCTTCATTGGAACTTATTGATAGATTGTGCAAGACGGGAATTTCGAACTTGACGTTACACTGTCGTACCCCAAGAATGAGGAATAGAGACACTCCAGTGAGGGACTTTTTACCGTCAATTATCGAT comes from the Debaryomyces hansenii CBS767 chromosome B complete sequence genome and includes:
- a CDS encoding DEHA2B05676p (weakly similar to uniprot|P33748 Saccharomyces cerevisiae YMR037C MSN2 transcriptional activator), yielding MSFHQYIPTKETASQISTEPIPYNVQANHINGGAINNQSLQYSPTNEQFHPMPPQQIVRQQMVDSSPTSVSHEMFQSPTQLSSQMNRFHLQTPTTDCSPVFSNNNKNGSNNTPVYQTVTPINSIPRSNYQNQYVFSQNAHTTPVMVGQPNMNMSPTTNTHMHNQSANQHLVQQHFLMQQQQLMSQNNQFVPANPMNQNIEHKVAKQVDNDKKVTRSRKSSVTKPAKPKKPSKSKKDSFSSLEDLRASEVYEYDKEITIDDLLKDDPLLELTSPVVPEDGSHDNSLFSSFIDYEDISQPQPNFVGLGLDLDFSLSAIMNDPSANESTAKSNSNLSLCKRPSTPEQDKSIELFVSPKKKSSSSPKSSSTTSNSPTKLSSDKLFQKPDTFIGAMPRSASNSSINTTPTNKNQPSFSLSECSNTFPVNSHTTNNFSFVIERESFSVQSNSNSKLRRKSLPKINQKVNERPTMKKTSSVTDASIVKPNSHPPLAHHNSSSSLVTSPKVLRNMKSGMLSFQLDLNNNGNK
- a CDS encoding DEHA2B05698p (similar to uniprot|Q99326 Saccharomyces cerevisiae YOR338w), which translates into the protein MSVMYHPLARTINQRGNSGCLTPNNQIEAEANSPTISKQDNFYKPSSSNTTTSSASGGSTILSPPLSPYQRNSTTTNDSIEENNTAQGGALTKNYVLSSSPFKIENYKKYELKVNAWNGLDSNYKAKQFKFLEQYSIISAKEKSQPQPNRRITNRKREFNSDSDSEFTNTERVRTRRIAKESSVAGSGVSDIESSRNSSQSPSPRKKKARKEASYTGSPLAIQQASFIDENIPDYSPDVSTLPKGNNRSLKVEWKGQPMDLRNDPNADKIHPAEVLLASTLRLPCNVYLDSKRRLFYEKVNRMKSGMQFRRTDAQKACRIDVNKASRLFAAFEKVGWLNDVHFTKYL
- a CDS encoding DEHA2B05720p (similar to uniprot|P53720 Saccharomyces cerevisiae YNR015w SMM1 dihydrouridine synthase), with translation MVSGSSPMIAFIGFKCIAILNCLHVILSEFSVSSLPWSIQIVSRSAFEVPLRGMVFRLVKTAISNIVPLKRTMVEYSGKLALAPMVRSGEIPTRLMALRYGADLVWTPEIVDKKLIKCERVINDDLGTVDFLDPNKKVVFRTYPAEESGKLIFQIGSADPELAVQAAKIVAQDVDGIDLNCGCPKPFSTHSGMGAALLTTPDLLESILRNLVSEVGKVYDIPISAKIRLLDDTDVTPSLELIDRLCKTGISNLTLHCRTPRMRNRDTPVRDFLPSIIDTVHANNVSFIINGSIRSRREFHLLQRKYGEKVGGMIAESAESNPTVFAETPLPWNQVVPEFIKIAQDMDNYPGNTKYIMLNQVPGKSKFYQKFCQVKTHKELLEIAETIGDEGNRIMMKYLQKDLLINPSDFEGYQYEMQNKRRLEHGDKINDNDKIDKKQKTVAVAV